GCATAGACATCCCGATCGCCAGAGAATCGAGCCATCCATGGGACCTAGGGTCTATTTTATTGGTCGCTACACTCATCGGAAAAGCTTTCGAGTCACTTAATTCACCCAACCCCGTGCTACAAGTAACTCTGCAATTTGTACTGCGTTGAGCGCGGCGCCTTTCCAAATCTGGTCTCCAGAGACAAAAAGCGCCAAGCCATTATCGAGAACCAAATCCTTGCGAATACGACCGACCCCACAGGGTATACGGCGCGTATAGTTCATGGGCATCGGATAAACATTATCGGCTGGCTCATCGACCAGCTCCGCTCCTTCAAAGGCAGCCACCACCTCACGGGCTCGAGCCACACTCACAGGCTTTTCAAATTCCGCCTGAAGCGAGACCGAATGGGCCCGCATCACCGGCACACGAACGCATGTGGTCGATACGCGCAGCTCCGGCAGACTCATGATCTTCCGACTCTCTAGCGCCATCTTCATCTCTTCTTTGGTGTAACCACTGTCCTGGAAGACATCGACATGGGGAATGATGTTATCAAAAATCTGGTGCTTGAACGCATCAGGCCGAGGCAAGGGCTCACCGGCTGCCCATGCCTTTGTTTGGCTGACGAGTTCTTCCATGCCAGCTTGTCCGGCTCCGGAAACAGCTTGATAGGTAGAAGCAATCATCCGCTTCAGACCAAACTCTCGATGCAAAGGATAGATGCCCATCAAGGCCACAATCGTAGAGCAATTGGGGTTAGCGATGAGGCCTGAGTGCTGTTCAGCCGCCTCAGGGTTGATCTCGGGGACAATGAGTGGGGCACGCTCATCTTGGCGAAAAGCCGAGCTATTATCGATCACCACACAACCTCGCTTCGCAGCTTCCCATCCCATAGCCTTCGTCAGGCTCGAGCCGGCACTGAATAGTGCTAAATCCAGATCATCAAAAATAGCCTCTTTGGTCTCATCCACGGTGTATTCCACGCCTTTATAGGAGATGATTTTCCCCTTAGAGCGCGCTGATGCGAAGAGGCGAATTTCCTTGGCCGGAAAGCCTCTGTCTACTAATAATTCCAAAAGATCGCGTCCGACTGCGCCAGTCGCTCCGATGATTCCAATAGTATACGGTTGAGCCATGAGTCTTATGAAAAAGACCGCCTTGCATAGGTGGATCGAACAGCGTTGCCAAGACCTTTCAATGCACGCTTGGCCCGATACCGTATTAGTAGTCGAGATCGAGAAGCAGACCCTGACTCTCGTCGAAGCCGGAAAACCCGCACAAGTCTACACAGTCTCAACCTCAAAAAATCCCCCGTCCTGTGTAGAAAACTCCTTTGGCACCCCATCGGGCCTTCATGAGATTGCCGAAAAGATCGGGGCGGATGCTCCTGCGGGCACTGTTTTCGAGTCGCGCGTTCCCATTGGAAACATGTCCGACATGTCCCAAGACGAGCTCAAACCCAACCTGATCACATCGCGCATCCTCTGGTTGCGCGGGCTCGAGCCCGGAGTGAACGCCGGTCCGGGAGTGGATACCTATAACCGCTACGTATACATCCACGGCACCCAGCAAGAATACCGCATTGGCCAGCCGTTCAGCGGAGGGTGTGTCGAAATGAAAAACGCCGATATTATGGAGCTCTTCTCAAGAGTCGGGATCGGTACATGGGTTGCTTTCGATTCAAATATCCCGCTAAGTTAACTCCACCCCAACTTTTAATAAACAAACCCAACCACTGCCTCAAACCCATGTCTGAAAAACCAGTCTACATTATAGGCCACAAGAATCCTGATGCCGATGCTATCTGCTCTGCCATCGCCTACGCCTCCTTCAAACACCAGACTGGTCATCCTCGATTTCAGGCTGCTCGGTGCGGCAATTCCAACCCGCGCATCGACACCATCCTAGAGAAATTTGACGCAAGCCTGCCACCGCTGATCACCGACGTCACTCC
This genomic window from Opitutales bacterium contains:
- a CDS encoding aspartate-semialdehyde dehydrogenase encodes the protein MAQPYTIGIIGATGAVGRDLLELLVDRGFPAKEIRLFASARSKGKIISYKGVEYTVDETKEAIFDDLDLALFSAGSSLTKAMGWEAAKRGCVVIDNSSAFRQDERAPLIVPEINPEAAEQHSGLIANPNCSTIVALMGIYPLHREFGLKRMIASTYQAVSGAGQAGMEELVSQTKAWAAGEPLPRPDAFKHQIFDNIIPHVDVFQDSGYTKEEMKMALESRKIMSLPELRVSTTCVRVPVMRAHSVSLQAEFEKPVSVARAREVVAAFEGAELVDEPADNVYPMPMNYTRRIPCGVGRIRKDLVLDNGLALFVSGDQIWKGAALNAVQIAELLVARGWVN
- a CDS encoding L,D-transpeptidase, producing the protein MHAWPDTVLVVEIEKQTLTLVEAGKPAQVYTVSTSKNPPSCVENSFGTPSGLHEIAEKIGADAPAGTVFESRVPIGNMSDMSQDELKPNLITSRILWLRGLEPGVNAGPGVDTYNRYVYIHGTQQEYRIGQPFSGGCVEMKNADIMELFSRVGIGTWVAFDSNIPLS